The proteins below are encoded in one region of Peribacillus muralis:
- the infB gene encoding translation initiation factor IF-2: MTKLRVYEYAKQKNVSSKDVINKLKEMNIEVTNHMTALDDSTVNKLNDSIKPKNEDKNQAAEPKANATVAKYEAEADEKSTVNKEKLKKKPPVKPVGTKKPTSQFNRGRNNKNKNNKQRQQAPAAPVTKRKERELPEKITFYESLTVMELGKKLHREPSEIIKKLFMLGVMATINQTLDKDAIELICAEYGVVAEEEIRVDLTDLESLVTEDASEDLIERPAVVTIMGHVDHGKTTLLDSIRNTKVTEGEAGGITQHIGAYQVKVNDKKITFLDTPGHAAFTTMRARGAQVTDITILVVAADDGVMPQTVEAINHAKAAEVPIIVAVNKMDKEAANPDRVMQELTEHGLVSEAWGGDTIFVPISAKKGEGIDSLLEMILLVSEVEEYKANPTRKANGTVIEARLDKGRGSVATLLVQNGTLKVGDPIVIGNTFGRVRAMVNDLGRRVKDAGPSTPVEITGLNEVPQAGDRFIVFEDEKTARQVGEVRAQRQLASQRNEKSRVTLDTLFEQMKEGEIKELNIILKADVQGSAEAVAASLNKIEVEGAKVKIIHTGVGAITESDIILATASNAIVIGFNVRPDVNAKRAAESENVDVRLHRIIYKAIEEIESAMKGMLDPEFEEKIIGQAEVRTTFKVSKVGTIAGSYVTEGKITRDSGIRLIRQGVVIFEGEIDALKRFKDDVKEVATNYECGITIKNYNDLKEGDVIEAYVMEEIERK; the protein is encoded by the coding sequence ATGACAAAATTGCGTGTATATGAATATGCAAAACAAAAGAACGTTTCAAGCAAGGATGTAATAAATAAACTTAAAGAAATGAATATAGAGGTAACAAACCATATGACAGCATTAGACGATTCAACTGTAAATAAATTAAACGATTCAATTAAACCTAAAAACGAAGATAAAAATCAAGCTGCTGAACCGAAAGCTAACGCTACCGTTGCAAAATACGAAGCGGAAGCGGATGAGAAAAGCACAGTAAATAAAGAAAAGCTTAAGAAAAAGCCACCAGTTAAACCAGTAGGTACGAAAAAACCGACAAGCCAGTTTAACCGCGGCAGAAATAACAAGAATAAAAATAACAAACAAAGACAACAAGCGCCTGCAGCCCCTGTTACAAAACGTAAAGAAAGGGAACTGCCAGAGAAAATTACGTTTTATGAATCTTTGACTGTTATGGAACTTGGTAAAAAGCTTCACCGTGAACCTTCTGAAATCATTAAAAAGCTCTTTATGCTTGGTGTGATGGCTACAATTAACCAAACATTGGATAAAGACGCAATTGAATTGATTTGTGCTGAGTATGGTGTAGTGGCTGAAGAGGAAATACGTGTCGACTTAACCGATCTTGAATCATTAGTGACTGAAGATGCTTCAGAAGATTTGATTGAACGTCCGGCTGTCGTAACGATCATGGGACACGTTGACCATGGTAAAACGACATTGCTTGATTCAATTCGCAACACTAAAGTTACAGAAGGCGAAGCAGGTGGAATCACGCAGCATATCGGTGCATATCAAGTCAAAGTAAACGACAAGAAAATCACGTTCCTTGATACTCCAGGACATGCTGCGTTTACAACAATGCGTGCCCGCGGTGCTCAGGTTACGGATATCACGATACTTGTCGTTGCAGCGGATGATGGGGTTATGCCTCAAACGGTTGAAGCGATCAACCATGCCAAAGCGGCTGAAGTTCCAATCATCGTCGCTGTCAATAAAATGGATAAGGAAGCGGCCAATCCAGACCGCGTTATGCAAGAATTGACTGAGCATGGCCTAGTTTCTGAAGCATGGGGCGGAGATACAATTTTCGTACCTATTTCAGCGAAAAAAGGCGAAGGCATCGATAGCTTGCTTGAAATGATTCTGCTTGTAAGTGAAGTGGAGGAGTATAAAGCGAATCCAACTCGTAAAGCAAATGGAACGGTCATCGAGGCACGTTTGGATAAAGGACGCGGATCTGTTGCGACATTACTTGTTCAAAACGGTACGTTGAAAGTCGGAGATCCAATCGTTATCGGTAATACGTTCGGACGTGTCCGTGCAATGGTTAATGATCTTGGCCGCCGTGTGAAGGATGCAGGTCCGTCCACACCGGTTGAAATCACCGGACTGAACGAAGTTCCACAAGCTGGCGATCGTTTCATCGTCTTTGAAGATGAGAAAACGGCACGTCAAGTCGGGGAAGTTCGTGCGCAAAGACAATTGGCTTCACAACGTAATGAAAAATCGCGTGTGACGCTTGATACATTGTTCGAGCAAATGAAAGAAGGGGAAATCAAAGAATTGAACATCATCTTGAAAGCGGATGTTCAAGGTTCTGCGGAAGCAGTTGCAGCCTCCCTGAATAAAATAGAAGTGGAAGGCGCTAAAGTGAAAATCATTCACACTGGCGTCGGGGCCATTACTGAATCGGATATTATCCTTGCCACAGCTTCCAACGCAATCGTCATCGGATTTAACGTTCGTCCTGACGTGAATGCGAAGCGTGCAGCTGAATCGGAAAATGTTGATGTTCGCCTACACCGCATCATCTATAAGGCGATCGAAGAGATCGAGTCAGCCATGAAAGGGATGCTTGACCCTGAATTCGAAGAAAAAATCATCGGTCAGGCTGAAGTCCGCACGACGTTCAAAGTATCTAAGGTCGGCACCATTGCCGGTTCATATGTTACTGAAGGAAAAATCACACGTGATAGCGGAATTCGCTTAATTCGTCAAGGTGTCGTCATTTTCGAAGGTGAAATCGATGCGCTGAAGCGTTTTAAAGATGACGTTAAAGAAGTGGCAACGAACTATGAGTGCGGGATCACCATTAAAAATTACAATGACCTTAAAGAAGGCGATGTAATTGAAGCATATGTAATGGAAGAGATCGAGCGTAAATGA
- a CDS encoding DUF503 domain-containing protein: MIVGSVQCECIIHDTHSLKEKRAVLQRVITRLKQKFNISVAETDFQDLWQRTKITIVTVTSSRKATEKELQNALKFLDSFPELERTITDIDWL; this comes from the coding sequence ATGATCGTTGGCTCTGTCCAATGTGAATGCATCATCCATGACACCCATTCGTTGAAAGAAAAACGAGCCGTGTTGCAGCGAGTCATCACACGGCTTAAACAAAAGTTCAACATATCGGTAGCCGAAACAGACTTTCAGGATTTATGGCAGCGGACAAAGATTACGATCGTAACCGTAACATCCTCAAGGAAGGCTACTGAGAAGGAACTTCAGAATGCCCTTAAATTTCTAGATTCTTTTCCGGAACTAGAGCGAACAATAACAGATATAGACTGGCTTTAG
- the rbfA gene encoding 30S ribosome-binding factor RbfA, with translation MSLRSNRVGEQMKKELSEIIGRKIKDPRIGFVTVTDVAVTGDLQQATVYISVLGDQEQREKTLQGLAKAKGFMRSEIGQRIRLRKTPELFFEFDESVDYGNRIESLISQINSEDKPADKNEE, from the coding sequence ATGAGCCTTCGTTCAAATCGTGTTGGCGAACAAATGAAAAAAGAGCTGAGTGAAATTATCGGCCGCAAAATAAAAGACCCGAGGATCGGATTTGTGACAGTGACGGATGTTGCTGTTACAGGAGATCTACAACAGGCAACAGTTTACATTTCCGTTCTGGGTGACCAGGAACAACGGGAAAAAACATTGCAAGGGCTAGCAAAGGCCAAAGGATTCATGCGTTCAGAAATTGGGCAAAGAATCCGCCTTCGTAAAACCCCTGAACTATTTTTCGAATTCGATGAATCGGTCGATTATGGCAATCGCATCGAGTCATTGATTTCCCAAATTAATTCAGAGGATAAACCGGCTGATAAAAACGAAGAATAA
- the truB gene encoding tRNA pseudouridine(55) synthase TruB, with protein MNGILPLWKPKGMTSHDCVFKLRKILKTKKVGHTGTLDPDVTGVLPICIGRATKIAEYLTEAGKAYEGEVTLGFSTTTEDASGERVEEQTIGEVIPRERILEVLESLTGKIEQTPPMFSAVKVNGKKLYEYARAGIEVERPTREVTIYEITLLDDRTEFMGETISFRFRVKCSKGTYIRTLAVMMGDKLGIPAHMSDLTRIESAGFKLDDCFTFAEVEAFMETGQTDVFLLPLERGLFHLPKFKINDKVARKVLNGAVLEQTGDVTAEKGVPFVMVDPSDKAIAIYQVHPTKEGLIKPVKVLAQES; from the coding sequence ATGAACGGCATTCTTCCATTGTGGAAACCAAAGGGAATGACATCCCATGATTGTGTTTTTAAATTGAGAAAGATATTGAAAACAAAAAAGGTTGGGCATACAGGGACACTGGATCCTGATGTGACAGGGGTTTTACCCATTTGTATAGGCAGGGCAACGAAAATTGCCGAGTATTTAACAGAAGCAGGCAAGGCATACGAAGGAGAAGTGACTCTCGGTTTTTCCACGACAACCGAGGATGCAAGCGGTGAAAGAGTCGAGGAGCAAACGATTGGTGAAGTGATTCCTCGTGAACGGATACTGGAAGTGCTGGAATCACTGACAGGGAAAATCGAACAAACGCCGCCGATGTTTTCAGCTGTTAAGGTGAACGGGAAGAAATTATATGAATATGCCCGTGCTGGTATCGAGGTGGAGAGACCGACAAGAGAGGTTACCATTTACGAAATTACCCTTCTCGATGATCGCACCGAATTCATGGGAGAAACGATTTCTTTTCGCTTTCGGGTCAAGTGCAGCAAGGGTACGTATATCAGGACGCTTGCCGTCATGATGGGTGATAAGCTTGGCATACCTGCCCATATGTCAGACTTGACCAGGATTGAATCGGCAGGCTTCAAGCTAGATGACTGCTTTACGTTTGCTGAGGTGGAAGCATTCATGGAAACGGGACAAACGGATGTTTTTCTTTTGCCATTAGAGCGGGGATTATTTCATTTGCCCAAATTTAAGATTAATGATAAAGTAGCAAGGAAAGTACTTAACGGTGCGGTATTGGAGCAAACAGGGGATGTGACTGCCGAAAAAGGGGTGCCTTTTGTGATGGTAGATCCATCTGATAAGGCAATTGCCATTTATCAAGTACATCCGACAAAAGAAGGATTAATTAAACCTGTAAAAGTATTGGCACAAGAATCATAG
- the ribF gene encoding bifunctional riboflavin kinase/FAD synthetase produces the protein MKVIAIEHPHQFNSDDFPELVMALGFFDGIHKGHQIVIQTAKRKADEMNLKSAVMTFDPHPSAVLGKKTENIRYITPLEDKVAIIESMEIDYLFIIHFSKEFASVLPERFVDDYIAGLNVRHVVAGFDYSYGRYGQGSMQDLPAYAQGRFSQTVVAKQTLEDEKVSSTRIRETLSNGDFTDFHHLAGRRFITKGHVVHGEKRGRKLGFPTANIEVSDDYIFPAAGVYAVRIQISDQWYHGVCNVGYKPTFHEEKPKYPTVEVHALDFSGDIYGSQVSVEWHIRLRSEQKFSGLEALVAQIEADKRNAIAYFAELEA, from the coding sequence GTGAAAGTGATTGCAATAGAGCATCCTCATCAGTTTAATTCGGATGATTTTCCTGAGCTTGTTATGGCGCTTGGTTTTTTTGATGGCATACATAAAGGCCATCAGATCGTTATACAAACCGCCAAGCGAAAAGCAGATGAAATGAACCTGAAGTCAGCCGTCATGACATTTGATCCGCATCCTTCTGCAGTGTTGGGAAAGAAAACGGAAAATATCCGCTATATAACCCCACTTGAAGATAAAGTGGCTATCATAGAGTCGATGGAGATAGATTATTTATTCATTATCCATTTCAGTAAGGAGTTCGCTTCGGTTTTGCCGGAACGGTTCGTTGATGACTACATTGCAGGGTTGAATGTCCGCCATGTAGTCGCAGGCTTTGATTATTCATACGGCCGCTATGGTCAAGGCTCGATGCAAGACCTGCCCGCTTACGCACAAGGAAGATTTTCACAGACGGTCGTTGCCAAGCAAACGCTCGAGGATGAAAAGGTTAGCTCCACGAGAATTAGAGAAACCCTCAGTAATGGTGATTTTACCGATTTTCATCATCTTGCAGGACGACGCTTCATAACGAAGGGGCATGTCGTTCATGGTGAGAAACGGGGCAGGAAGCTAGGATTTCCCACCGCTAATATCGAAGTTAGTGATGATTACATCTTCCCTGCTGCGGGCGTATATGCCGTCAGGATACAAATAAGCGACCAATGGTATCATGGAGTCTGCAATGTAGGTTATAAACCTACCTTTCATGAGGAAAAGCCTAAATATCCTACTGTGGAGGTCCATGCCTTGGATTTCTCAGGTGATATTTATGGAAGCCAGGTTTCAGTTGAATGGCATATTAGACTTCGAAGTGAGCAGAAGTTTTCCGGACTTGAAGCCTTGGTTGCCCAGATTGAAGCGGATAAGCGAAATGCAATCGCTTATTTTGCGGAGTTGGAAGCATAA
- the rpsO gene encoding 30S ribosomal protein S15: MAITQVRKNELIAEFRTHDTDTGSPEVQIAVLTEEINNLNGHLRTHKKDHHSRRGLLKMVGKRRNLLTYLRNKDVTRYRTLINKLGLRR; this comes from the coding sequence ATGGCAATTACACAAGTACGCAAAAACGAACTAATCGCTGAGTTCAGAACTCACGATACTGACACTGGATCTCCAGAAGTGCAAATCGCAGTATTAACAGAAGAAATCAACAACTTGAATGGTCACTTACGCACTCATAAAAAAGACCACCATTCACGTCGCGGCCTTCTTAAAATGGTAGGTAAACGTCGTAATCTTTTAACTTACCTACGTAACAAAGACGTTACTCGTTACCGTACACTAATTAACAAATTAGGTCTACGTAGATAA
- the pnp gene encoding polyribonucleotide nucleotidyltransferase — protein sequence MGQEKHTYSFDWAGRNVTVEIGQLAKQANGAVMVRYGETAVLSTATASKEPRNVDFFPLTVNYEERLYAVGKIPGGFIKREGRPSERAILASRLIDRPIRPLFADGFRNDVQIISMVMSVDQDCSTEMAAMLGSSLALSVSDIPFEGPIAGVVVGRINNEFIINPTVDQLAKSDINLTVAGTKDAINMVEAGANEVPEETMLEAIMFGHDEIKKVIAFQEKIVAEIGKEKLQIALYKVDADLEAEVKGHCEADLNKAVQVQEKHAREDAIKEVKDRVLANYEEETDEAKLKQIKEILNKLVKSEVRRLITEEKVRPDGRNPDEIRPLSSEVTILPRTHGSGLFTRGQTQALSICTLGALGDVQILDGLGTEESKRFMHHYNFPHFSVGETGPIRGAGRREIGHGALGERALEPVIPNDKDFPYTIRLVSEVLESNGSTSQASICASTLAMMDAGVPLKAPVAGIAMGLVKTGEHYTILTDIQGMEDHLGDMDFKVAGTSKGVTALQMDIKIEGLSKEILEEALLQAKHGRMHILESMMSTINQPREQLSKYAPKIVTMSINPDKIRDVIGPSGKHINKIIEETGVKIDIEQDGTVFISSTDEPMIQKAKKIIEDIVREVVVGELYLGKVKRIEKFGAFVEIFNGKDGLVHISELAEERVGKVEDVVSLGDELLVKVTEIDKQGRVNLSRKAVLKEQKEAANPSQS from the coding sequence ATGGGACAGGAAAAACATACGTATTCATTTGACTGGGCCGGCCGTAATGTTACGGTGGAAATAGGACAATTGGCCAAACAAGCCAACGGAGCAGTAATGGTCCGTTATGGAGAAACGGCTGTATTAAGTACAGCAACGGCTTCAAAGGAACCTAGAAATGTCGACTTCTTCCCTTTGACAGTCAACTATGAAGAAAGACTATATGCAGTCGGTAAAATCCCAGGAGGCTTCATCAAGCGTGAAGGCCGGCCGAGTGAGAGGGCGATCTTGGCAAGCCGGTTAATAGACCGTCCAATACGTCCGCTATTCGCTGATGGCTTCAGGAATGATGTTCAGATCATCAGCATGGTCATGAGTGTCGATCAAGATTGCTCTACGGAAATGGCAGCGATGCTTGGTTCATCCCTGGCGCTTTCCGTTTCCGATATTCCGTTCGAAGGTCCAATTGCAGGCGTGGTTGTGGGAAGGATCAATAATGAATTCATCATTAATCCCACTGTTGACCAATTGGCTAAAAGTGATATCAACTTAACGGTTGCCGGTACTAAAGATGCCATCAACATGGTTGAGGCCGGAGCGAATGAAGTACCTGAAGAAACGATGCTGGAAGCCATCATGTTTGGACATGATGAAATCAAGAAGGTCATTGCATTCCAAGAGAAAATCGTTGCTGAAATCGGCAAAGAGAAATTGCAGATCGCATTATATAAAGTGGATGCCGACTTAGAAGCGGAAGTGAAGGGCCATTGTGAAGCAGACTTGAACAAAGCAGTCCAAGTTCAGGAGAAACATGCTCGTGAAGATGCGATCAAAGAGGTAAAAGATCGTGTGTTGGCCAATTATGAAGAAGAAACAGATGAAGCTAAGCTAAAACAAATTAAAGAAATCCTGAATAAATTGGTTAAATCAGAAGTTCGCCGTTTAATCACGGAAGAAAAAGTACGTCCGGATGGCCGAAACCCTGATGAAATCAGACCATTATCTTCGGAAGTTACCATTTTGCCTCGTACACATGGTTCTGGATTGTTCACTCGTGGGCAAACCCAAGCGCTATCGATTTGTACATTGGGTGCACTAGGGGACGTGCAGATTTTGGACGGACTTGGTACAGAAGAGTCAAAACGTTTTATGCATCACTATAACTTCCCGCATTTCAGTGTCGGTGAAACGGGTCCGATCCGTGGGGCAGGCCGTCGGGAAATTGGACATGGTGCGCTTGGTGAAAGAGCGTTGGAACCAGTCATCCCTAATGACAAGGATTTCCCTTATACAATCAGGCTTGTGTCTGAAGTCCTTGAATCAAACGGGTCAACCTCACAGGCAAGTATCTGTGCAAGCACTTTGGCCATGATGGATGCTGGCGTACCATTGAAAGCTCCTGTCGCCGGTATAGCAATGGGACTTGTCAAAACTGGCGAGCACTATACGATTCTAACTGACATTCAAGGCATGGAAGATCATCTTGGAGATATGGACTTTAAAGTCGCTGGAACTTCAAAAGGTGTTACGGCATTGCAAATGGATATCAAGATCGAGGGCCTTTCAAAGGAAATCCTTGAAGAAGCATTGCTACAAGCGAAACATGGTCGGATGCATATTTTGGAATCCATGATGTCGACGATCAATCAACCGCGTGAGCAGTTGTCCAAATATGCTCCAAAAATCGTTACAATGTCCATTAATCCGGATAAAATCCGTGATGTCATTGGACCGAGCGGTAAACATATCAATAAAATCATTGAAGAAACTGGCGTGAAAATCGACATCGAGCAGGATGGAACGGTATTCATCTCATCAACAGATGAACCAATGATTCAAAAAGCGAAGAAAATCATTGAGGACATCGTACGTGAAGTCGTAGTGGGAGAACTTTATTTAGGTAAAGTGAAGCGGATTGAAAAATTCGGTGCTTTCGTTGAAATCTTCAATGGAAAAGACGGTTTAGTACATATTTCTGAACTGGCTGAAGAAAGAGTCGGAAAAGTGGAAGATGTCGTTTCACTCGGAGATGAGCTATTGGTGAAAGTAACGGAGATTGACAAGCAAGGAAGGGTCAACCTTTCCCGTAAAGCAGTCCTGAAAGAGCAAAAAGAGGCAGCCAATCCTTCTCAATCGTAA
- a CDS encoding polysaccharide deacetylase family protein, with translation MNNKWKQIVAISAIAGISWLLVQNPYTQLYLTQLTDDSVASMKQEDELLLQIKDSTKKYEVAPQDARIDSVWKTVPAYNGLKVNINDSYKAMKKAGEFNEDKLVFEQVPANVHLKDLDPAPIYRAHPEKPVVSFLINVAWGNEYLQDMLAVLKKNNVKATFFLEGNWTKKNPELAKMIKDGGHEIGNHSYSHPNMQNISAQATREELRKTNEVIEAVTGLKMKWFAPPSGSYRDETVQIADSFGMETVMWSVDTIDWQKPSPEVLQQRVLSKIHPGAFILMHPTESTAKSLEALIIEIKKKDLDVVTVSEAVDEKRMTP, from the coding sequence ATGAATAATAAATGGAAGCAGATAGTTGCGATAAGTGCCATTGCAGGTATATCATGGTTATTAGTGCAAAATCCATATACACAGCTTTATCTGACCCAATTAACGGATGATTCTGTTGCTTCAATGAAGCAAGAAGATGAACTTCTTTTGCAAATAAAGGATTCAACAAAAAAATATGAGGTGGCGCCTCAGGATGCACGAATCGATTCGGTTTGGAAAACCGTTCCTGCCTATAATGGTCTTAAGGTCAACATCAATGACTCATATAAAGCCATGAAGAAGGCGGGCGAGTTCAATGAGGATAAACTGGTGTTCGAGCAGGTTCCTGCGAATGTACATTTAAAGGATCTTGATCCCGCTCCGATTTACCGTGCCCATCCTGAAAAACCAGTGGTTTCATTTTTAATCAATGTCGCTTGGGGAAATGAGTACCTACAGGACATGCTGGCTGTATTGAAAAAAAATAACGTCAAGGCAACTTTCTTCCTTGAAGGTAATTGGACGAAGAAAAATCCGGAATTGGCCAAGATGATTAAGGATGGAGGTCATGAAATTGGCAATCACTCCTATTCACATCCCAATATGCAGAATATATCAGCACAGGCTACACGTGAAGAACTTCGAAAAACGAATGAAGTCATTGAAGCGGTGACAGGCTTGAAAATGAAATGGTTCGCCCCGCCTAGCGGCAGCTACCGGGACGAAACGGTGCAAATCGCGGATTCCTTTGGTATGGAGACCGTCATGTGGAGTGTCGATACGATCGACTGGCAAAAGCCAAGTCCTGAAGTACTTCAACAACGAGTGCTTTCCAAGATCCACCCGGGGGCATTCATCTTGATGCATCCTACGGAATCTACCGCAAAATCATTGGAAGCGCTAATTATAGAAATTAAAAAGAAAGACTTAGACGTCGTTACCGTTTCAGAAGCGGTGGATGAAAAGCGTATGACCCCATAA
- a CDS encoding M16 family metallopeptidase, with amino-acid sequence MIKKYTCQNGVRIVLENIPTVRSAAIGVWIKTGSRNETPELNGVSHFLEHMFFKGTTKRNAREIAESFDSVGGQVNAFTSKEYTCYYAKVMDNHASYALEILADMFFNSTFDEEELKKEKNVVYEEIKMYEDTPDDIVHDLLSQAVYEKHPLGYPILGTEETLETFNSETLKKYVHDMYTPDKVVISIAGNVDEKLISEVESYFGSYQGGEHRLELVKPAFHENKITRKKETEQAHLCLGYKGLEIGNEKTYSLITLNNILWGSMSSRLFQDVREQRGLAYSVYSYHSSYQDSGLVTVYGGTGTSQLESLYDTIQETLDTLKRDGITEKELRNSKEQLKGSLMLSLESTNSRMSRNGKNELMLGEHRSLDDIIVKIDEVTEGTVNELANQIFTEHSLSLVSPLENWDK; translated from the coding sequence TTGATTAAGAAATACACGTGTCAAAATGGAGTAAGAATCGTATTGGAAAATATTCCAACAGTACGCTCGGCAGCCATCGGAGTATGGATTAAAACCGGATCCCGAAACGAAACACCTGAGTTGAATGGAGTTTCACATTTTTTGGAGCACATGTTTTTCAAAGGGACAACAAAAAGGAATGCGCGTGAAATAGCCGAGTCGTTTGACAGTGTCGGCGGTCAGGTGAATGCGTTCACTTCAAAGGAATATACATGCTATTATGCAAAAGTAATGGATAACCATGCTAGCTATGCGCTAGAAATCCTTGCTGATATGTTCTTTAATTCAACCTTTGATGAGGAAGAGCTGAAAAAAGAAAAAAATGTCGTCTACGAAGAGATTAAAATGTATGAAGATACACCGGATGATATCGTCCATGACCTATTAAGCCAGGCCGTATATGAAAAACACCCGCTTGGATACCCAATCCTAGGTACGGAAGAGACGCTTGAAACATTCAATAGTGAGACATTAAAGAAATACGTCCATGATATGTATACACCTGATAAAGTGGTGATCTCGATTGCTGGGAATGTCGATGAAAAATTGATTTCTGAAGTGGAAAGCTACTTTGGTTCGTATCAAGGAGGGGAACACCGTCTCGAGTTGGTCAAGCCAGCTTTTCATGAAAATAAGATCACTCGTAAAAAAGAAACGGAACAAGCTCACCTTTGCCTGGGATACAAAGGATTGGAAATCGGCAATGAAAAAACATACAGCTTGATTACCTTGAACAATATTCTTTGGGGAAGCATGAGCAGCCGTCTATTCCAGGACGTAAGGGAGCAACGCGGCCTTGCTTATTCAGTCTACTCCTACCACTCCAGCTATCAAGATAGCGGTTTGGTGACAGTCTATGGGGGAACAGGCACAAGCCAACTAGAGAGCCTGTATGATACCATTCAGGAAACATTAGATACCTTAAAAAGGGATGGCATTACCGAAAAGGAATTGCGCAATAGTAAGGAGCAACTTAAAGGCAGCCTGATGCTTAGCCTTGAAAGCACGAATAGCCGCATGAGCCGCAACGGGAAAAATGAGCTCATGTTAGGGGAGCATCGTTCCCTAGATGATATCATCGTCAAGATTGATGAGGTGACTGAGGGGACCGTCAATGAATTGGCAAACCAAATTTTCACCGAGCACTCCTTGTCATTAGTGAGCCCACTGGAAAACTGGGACAAATAA
- a CDS encoding YlmC/YmxH family sporulation protein has translation MRLSEMSGKEIVDVNRAERLGILGQTDLEIDETGQITTLIIPSVKWFGLLRNGSEIRVPWDHIKKIGADMVIIDFQEGISKNGEHMDG, from the coding sequence GTGAGATTGAGTGAAATGAGCGGTAAGGAAATAGTCGATGTGAACAGGGCCGAACGATTAGGGATACTCGGACAAACGGACTTGGAAATAGACGAAACCGGCCAAATTACCACATTAATCATTCCGTCGGTCAAATGGTTCGGCCTTTTAAGGAATGGCAGTGAAATTCGCGTGCCGTGGGACCATATAAAAAAAATCGGGGCCGATATGGTCATCATTGATTTTCAGGAAGGAATTTCGAAGAATGGGGAGCATATGGACGGGTAA
- the dpaA gene encoding dipicolinic acid synthetase subunit A, translating to MLTGMQIAVIGGDARQLEVVRKLTELDAKLLLVGFEQLDHAFTGAVKEKMEDINFKEIDSVILPVRGTDSDGKVETIFSSEEVVLTEEMIKDTPAHCIFYAGISNNYLDEIFQKADRKLVLLFERDDVAIYNSIPTVEGAIMMAIQHTDFTIHGSNVAVLGLGRVGMSVARSFHALGAKVKVGARKSEDIARISEMALTPFHLNDLAAEMKKVDICINTIPFPIITANVIANMPGHTLIIDLASKPGGTDFRYAEKRGIKALLAPSLPGIVAPKTAGQILANALGVLISDEYMKRKGKKI from the coding sequence ATGCTCACAGGTATGCAAATCGCTGTAATTGGTGGAGATGCGCGTCAGCTTGAAGTTGTCCGTAAACTGACGGAGCTTGATGCGAAGCTATTGTTAGTTGGTTTTGAACAGCTCGACCATGCTTTTACCGGAGCGGTTAAGGAGAAAATGGAAGATATAAATTTCAAGGAAATAGATTCAGTAATTCTGCCAGTCCGGGGCACGGATTCTGATGGAAAAGTGGAAACGATTTTTTCAAGTGAAGAGGTTGTCTTAACTGAAGAAATGATAAAGGATACCCCGGCACACTGCATTTTTTATGCAGGGATCAGCAATAATTATCTAGATGAAATATTTCAGAAGGCGGATCGTAAGCTTGTTCTTTTATTCGAACGTGATGATGTAGCCATTTATAATTCAATCCCGACTGTGGAGGGTGCAATCATGATGGCCATCCAGCATACCGATTTTACTATCCATGGGTCGAATGTAGCCGTTCTTGGTTTGGGGAGGGTCGGCATGAGTGTAGCCAGATCTTTTCATGCTCTAGGAGCAAAAGTGAAGGTAGGAGCAAGAAAAAGCGAAGATATCGCAAGAATCAGCGAAATGGCATTAACTCCTTTTCATTTAAATGATCTAGCTGCAGAGATGAAAAAAGTTGATATTTGTATCAATACGATTCCTTTTCCAATCATTACAGCGAACGTAATTGCAAATATGCCCGGTCATACATTAATCATCGACCTTGCTTCAAAACCAGGGGGGACGGATTTTCGTTATGCTGAAAAAAGGGGAATTAAGGCGCTGTTGGCACCGAGCTTACCGGGCATAGTAGCCCCGAAAACAGCTGGTCAGATATTGGCGAACGCTTTGGGAGTATTGATTTCTGATGAGTACATGAAAAGGAAGGGGAAAAAGATATGA